Part of the Bos indicus isolate NIAB-ARS_2022 breed Sahiwal x Tharparkar chromosome 6, NIAB-ARS_B.indTharparkar_mat_pri_1.0, whole genome shotgun sequence genome is shown below.
TACTGATCCCCAGGAAATCCTGATGTGTGGGGAGGCAGCCTGCCCACTATGCAAATCGCCTTGGCCTGGGAGAGGAGACATGCCTGGGTTCTGCCTGTCACCTCTGTGGCTTCCTAGAGAGCCACTTCCTAGACTCCAAGCTGAAATTCATTCAGATTGTGCATGATAACCTGACCAAACTCCACAGGCTGTCTGGGGCCTCAATTCTGATGCGGCTGGGCCAGCATCATCCTCAAGTGTGTCCAGGAGCCTCCAGCTTACAGGGCCCTTTGAGGATCccacccactgtttccccacccccacccccacctccctaccCCTTACTCCCCCACCCACTTGCCCAAGCTTCTCTCTCCAGCCTTGAGGTagatttcttttctgctttttatctttcttttttattttttaaattagtaaaatatGATAACAAATTTACTAGAGacttggaaaacacagaacaaaattACATGTAGTTTCACTATATATTACAAAtgtttaagtagataaattaagaattttttagttggagtttcaatattaagctctcagaaattaatagaatgaagaaGGTAGCTTTTTTACCACCCTGGAGCCCTCTCCCAAGTTATGAACCAAGTGGCAAGaataacagggaaaaaaaaaagagagagacggTCAACAGTAAGACtctagaaaacaaaccaaaaaagaagaaaaaaaaattgtcatattGAACAAAgagagtttgttttttaatttgttttaattaaaatatactttcatgGTTCATAGCTACTCTTTTTATACATGTTACAAATGAAGAATCTCCACAGAAGCCTTTATGAACAAAGCAAAATTAGTGTACCTGGTTTCTATGAGTCAAAAAGGTGTTTTTTTGCCTAATGTTGCTTATGGTGAAATTCTTAAACAATGATTTCAAGAGTTGATCAAGATCCCATGACAAATAGGAGACTCTCTAAGCCATGCCTAAATTCAGACCAGATTTAATTCATAGCTACATCCCTTCCACAAAAGATAGAAAGGAAGGCATATCCAGTGTGTTCCAACCAACTCTCAGAAGGTATTGGTTCTAGTCTCCTAGAGTGCTGCTTGCTAACCTGCAGTGGACAAGGACATATTTTCTCAATTCCAGAAAGTCTGAATGACTAAAACCAAGAGTGTTACGGTGTAGAGAGATAACCATGTTGTGGGCgcgagaaatagaaaacaaatagaaatggtACATTTTGATAGGAACATTTTCTTTAGTTAGGCTTTTCTCAACTAAACATGAGATTTTTTGTCTAGTCGAGTCTTCTCAAAGATCATAAATATTCCCTCAAAACCACAGTTTTTTCAACATAATTATTATACACAccaatttaaaatacatgttaaataaGGCTTAGGAGTAAGAGGCCAAAATGACCTAAAACAGGGTCTATAAGATGCTTTCCTCTTAGATACCAGTCTTTGAGGCAATCCAGTTGCGGTAGGCAGTCACTCGTGTATAGACTCCTGGTTTATTGACTGTACCACATTCTGTTCCCCAGCTCACTATTCCAACAAGGTACCAAATATTTCGAGAGTTGGGATGAACTAGTGGTCCTCCAGAGTCAccctaaataaaaaatatttgtcattatGAGAATTTACCTCGATACTTTACTTACATAAAGTAGTAAGCCCAGATGAATTTGTGGTTCACGCTTCATAGAGACTGTTGGAAGGTGTATGATGTAAGTCTAACCTCAACTGTGATGGACTAGCCTATATATTCACTGGGGCTCTTTGGGGTAAACTTGAGTCTTGAAGCATGAACTGATAAGCATTCCATCAGAACACTTTGGGAGACATATATTATGGATATACTTGGAGTAGCAGGCTTCATATCTGAAAAATGTAACaaaactgtagcccatgaggctacaaagtaaaagaaatagtCTAGAAGTAATTTAAACATTTCTGAGACTGAGAATTTAGTGAAATATTGCTTAGAGTATGGACTGTGATGCTAGGCTATTTTGATTTATATACCTGATCTCCTGCATGCTAGCTTTGTGCCCTTTTGCAAATTACCTTCctctgcctcaatttcctcatctataaaatgatagtAATGATAGCATCTACATCACAAAGTTGTGATGAGGATTAAATGGATTCATATTTGTAAAGGACTTCAGTCAGTGCTTAACTCAGAGTAAGTCcaacatgtatttattaaacacttataAACACATGTGGCATATAGGGGAGAATTACTTTAGTCCCAGAGCCGAGAGGGAGTTTGACTGGACTGTAAAGAGTAAATTAACTGAAGCACAGAATTACTTTCATAgtgataatttacataaaatagtaGTTGCTTATATACTATATGGTCAGTGTGAATAATATCCAGACTTACCTGGCATGCATCAATATTTCCTTCTAAGTAGCCAGCACATAGCATTGTGTCTTGTATCATCCCATTATATGCTTCCCAAGCATTACAAGTGTTTGTATCAATAATCTTCACAGGTGCTTTCTGAAGTAATACTGGATATTCACCTAATGGACACAAACACTATCAGCAAAAGAGCTGCTCTGTAGCAGAGCAGGATGGAAAACTAGCTTTGTCCTCTCTGTATAAGACTTATATTTGACTCTGCTTATTCTAAGACTGAAAAAGCCCCTTTCCATCACtcaaaccaaagaaaaagaaatttgtaaaGAATTgggcttccacggtggctcagatggtaaagtgtctgccagtgaggcaggagacccgggttcaatccctaggttggggagatcccctggagaagggaatggcaacccactctagtagtcttgcctggaaaatcccatggacggaggagcctgataggctacagtccaaggggttttgaagagtcaggcacaactgagagacttcactttcacattctaaGAATGAAAAAGCTCCTTTCCCTCACTCTAaccaaagaatatatttttaaagaataatttgaaaCATCTTTCTAATGCTGTCTTCCTTTGACCTTATTTCCCTTCTTACATCTTTGCAGCAGCACCTTTTTAGTTAGGTTCTCCGGGTCAAGGGGTTTCCTCTACCAAATTGGCCTCCTTGGAATGTTCCAAATCAAGGATTTGCAAAGTCATAACTTCATATGCACCTTCCTCGAACAATTTCCTCGAAGTACTGGGCCTCCAGGGCTAAATGATCCTTtcgttctatccctggatcatttttttttcttgtttcttttgtaCCTTGAATATTAAGTTCCTACTCAAAACTTAACTTACCATCATATGAAAGTGCTCCCCATCCTGTGACAACAACTCCTTCACCTGGTGGAAAAATCTGTGTGGCTTCAGGAAGACAAACTGAATGGACATCGttcttaaataaaactttttcagtAAGCAATATAACTGCAATGTCATCATGAAGTTCACCCCTGATGTAGTTTTCATGAATAAAAATTTGCTGAACATAGTGTTGCATATAGGGGAGATTTACTCTGGTACCAAAGGTGACAGTATAGTTCCTTGGATCTTgtgaactgaaagaaataaaaatcatgtagtttgcttttatttcagagAAATAGAGGTACAGGCTGCATCAGTTATAGTCTTTTCATGACATTAATGACAATTTCTTGCTTTGCAATCCATTAGCAGTGGtacaatctgatttttttaaattcacttgaAAAATCTTCTTTGAGTCCTTATACCTATACTATGTAAGATGATTAAGATGTAGAAACTAAATAGTTCATGCCTTCAAGAAATTTAAATCTAATGAAAGATTGGCATGAACACAAAAAGTTTTAATTCCCTAAATGGTTGTGTGACCACAAAATAGGAGGACTTAAATCTGCATGCTCTTGGGACTGGAAGATTTCTTAGGAAAAGTAGCATTTTGATGAGACTATAGAGCTGAGTCATACTTGCCTAAAAGACAAGGAGAGAAGGAGATAGGCAGGTGCAGAGTGAGAAGGAGATAGGCAGGTGCAGAGTGGGAAGGAGGTATGAAACAGGATTTTGTGTGATAACAATTGCAAGTCATTTGGGATATCTTGAGTATGAAGTGATGAGAGATAAGAAACATGTGAGAAATAAAATGTCAAGAATGAATGACTTTTTCCAATCTTACTAATAAGGTAGGAAAGCCTTAGATTGGCTTATCATATGATTTGTGTTTCAAACA
Proteins encoded:
- the LOC109560164 gene encoding transmembrane protease serine 11B-like protein isoform X2 — its product is MSDAFQSSSIYRQYINSQVITLVPADNSVTAHIWLVFKAPKSMKENTRRGIESILRQMLRNHSGSLTTDPDSLTLEEISKAKAEKIINNRCGRRPRMSATYDRIRGGSTAQEGEWPWQASLKKNGQHYCGASLISDRYLLTAAHCFKNSQDPRNYTVTFGTRVNLPYMQHYVQQIFIHENYIRGELHDDIAVILLTEKVLFKNDVHSVCLPEATQIFPPGEGVVVTGWGALSYDGEYPVLLQKAPVKIIDTNTCNAWEAYNGMIQDTMLCAGYLEGNIDACQGDSGGPLVHPNSRNIWYLVGIVSWGTECGTVNKPGVYTRVTAYRNWIASKTGI